From one Lysinibacillus sp. G4S2 genomic stretch:
- the purM gene encoding phosphoribosylformylglycinamidine cyclo-ligase, whose protein sequence is MSKAYEQAGVNIEAGYEAVKRMKSHVERTNRLGVMGTFGGFGGMFDLSELNLKEPVLISGTDGVGTKLKLAFMVDKHDTIGVDCVAMCVNDIVAQGAEPLYFLDYVALGKAEPAKIEQIVKGVADGCVQSGAALIGGETAEMPGLYEEDEYDLAGFAVGACEKSAIVTGEKIVEGDVLVGIASSGVHSNGYSLVRKIVFADNHYAVDAIVEGYEDLGPIGEALLVPTKLYAKPVLAALKAADVHGCAHVTGGGFYENLPRMMPEGLATEIDLGSWPVLRIFEFLKEKGQLEDKDLYNVFNMGIGFVLAVPAAEVDKVLATVEANGEKAYKIGRVVKGDGVVFNGSHDGSLV, encoded by the coding sequence GTGTCAAAAGCATATGAACAAGCAGGTGTAAATATTGAAGCGGGCTATGAAGCCGTAAAACGAATGAAGTCTCACGTTGAACGTACAAACCGTCTAGGTGTGATGGGCACGTTTGGTGGCTTTGGTGGTATGTTTGACTTGTCAGAACTAAATCTTAAGGAACCTGTTCTTATTTCAGGTACAGATGGTGTTGGGACAAAGCTAAAGCTAGCATTTATGGTGGACAAGCATGACACGATTGGTGTGGACTGTGTAGCGATGTGTGTCAATGATATTGTAGCGCAAGGTGCTGAACCCCTTTACTTTTTAGACTATGTAGCTCTTGGAAAGGCAGAGCCAGCGAAAATTGAACAAATTGTTAAAGGCGTTGCGGATGGCTGTGTGCAATCTGGTGCGGCATTAATCGGTGGTGAAACTGCAGAGATGCCTGGTCTTTACGAAGAGGATGAATATGATTTAGCTGGTTTTGCAGTAGGAGCTTGTGAAAAATCAGCAATCGTAACAGGTGAGAAAATAGTAGAAGGTGACGTGCTTGTTGGTATTGCTTCAAGTGGTGTGCATTCAAACGGTTACTCATTAGTACGAAAAATTGTCTTTGCTGATAATCATTACGCTGTTGATGCGATTGTTGAAGGCTACGAGGATCTTGGTCCTATCGGGGAAGCCTTGTTAGTGCCAACAAAACTATATGCGAAACCTGTGCTGGCAGCTTTAAAGGCAGCGGATGTTCATGGCTGTGCACATGTAACGGGCGGTGGTTTTTATGAAAACCTACCACGTATGATGCCAGAAGGTTTAGCGACAGAGATTGACTTAGGATCTTGGCCTGTCTTACGTATTTTTGAGTTTTTAAAAGAAAAAGGACAGTTAGAGGACAAGGATTTATATAATGTCTTTAACATGGGCATTGGCTTTGTTTTAGCTGTACCTGCAGCTGAAGTAGATAAAGTACTTGCTACAGTAGAAGCAAATGGTGAAAAAGCATATAAAATCGGTCGCGTTGTGAAAGGCGATGGTGTTGTATTCAATGGCTCACATGATGGGAGCTTAGTGTAA
- a CDS encoding transposase: MLKCKTVCNYHQLRFTNAAVEGKNNLIKALQRRHFFMRNLQHYKETI, encoded by the coding sequence ATCCTAAAGTGCAAGACTGTTTGTAATTACCATCAATTACGTTTCACCAATGCGGCAGTTGAAGGGAAAAATAACCTCATTAAAGCCTTACAACGTCGTCACTTTTTTATGCGTAACCTGCAACACTATAAGGAAACGATTTGA
- the purC gene encoding phosphoribosylaminoimidazolesuccinocarboxamide synthase: MIKGQLLYEGKAKKLYTTEEPNVLLVEYKDSATAFNGEKKEEIEGKGVLNNRITSLIFEKLQAYGIASHFVKQLSDTQQLVKQVDIIPIEVVVRNIAAGSLAKRLGLEEGTPLKRPIVEFYYKDDELGDPLISTEHIDVLDLATPEEVTAIYDGALAVNKVLQPIFADVNVTLIDFKLEFGRDNDGSVLLADEISPDTCRLWDATTKQKLDKDVFRRDLGNLTEVYTIILSRLGGK, encoded by the coding sequence ATGATTAAAGGTCAACTTTTGTATGAAGGTAAAGCAAAAAAATTGTATACAACAGAGGAGCCAAATGTTCTACTCGTTGAGTACAAGGATAGTGCAACAGCGTTTAATGGTGAGAAAAAAGAAGAAATTGAAGGAAAAGGCGTATTAAATAACCGCATTACTTCATTAATTTTCGAAAAATTACAAGCTTACGGAATTGCGTCACATTTCGTAAAACAATTGTCTGATACACAACAGCTTGTAAAACAGGTAGATATTATTCCGATTGAGGTTGTTGTTCGTAATATAGCAGCAGGTAGTTTAGCGAAACGCCTTGGCTTAGAGGAAGGTACACCATTAAAACGTCCAATCGTTGAGTTTTATTATAAAGACGACGAGCTTGGTGATCCACTCATTTCAACGGAACATATTGATGTACTTGATCTTGCAACTCCTGAAGAAGTGACAGCCATTTATGACGGTGCACTAGCTGTTAACAAAGTTCTGCAGCCAATATTTGCAGATGTCAATGTTACGTTAATTGACTTTAAATTAGAGTTCGGACGTGACAATGACGGAAGTGTACTACTGGCAGATGAAATATCACCAGATACTTGCAGACTTTGGGATGCTACTACAAAGCAAAAGTTAGACAAAGACGTCTTTCGTAGAGACCTTGGTAATTTAACTGAAGTTTATACTATTATACTTTCTAGACTCGGAGGCAAATAA
- the purK gene encoding 5-(carboxyamino)imidazole ribonucleotide synthase yields the protein MTKIIYPGQTIGIIGGGQLGRMMALAAKEVGFKIAVLEPSMDSPCGQVADIRIVAPYDDEAALEELAEVSDVITYEFENIDYEGLKRLTQIAYVPQGPELVRITQNRVTEKEAIVNAGCPVAPYIVANTYEELVANIDKIGYPCIVKTARGGYDGKGQQLLKSVEDLPLAKDLFSHSQCIAEGFVPFAKEVSVIVQRNGNGESYCQPVGENIHVHHILHETIVPARIKEETALAAEREALKIADYLHLVGTLAVEMFVLEDGGIVINELAPRPHNSGHYSIEACNVSQFHQHIRAICGWPLRKPQLWAPSIMVNVLGQHVMPLSNSIAKYPEWSIHLYGKAEAKVNRKMGHVTIMTKDLEKTLQQIESSGIWSE from the coding sequence GTGACAAAGATTATTTATCCAGGGCAAACGATAGGCATTATCGGAGGAGGACAGCTTGGCCGTATGATGGCACTTGCTGCTAAAGAAGTAGGCTTTAAAATTGCCGTTCTTGAACCATCAATGGACTCACCATGTGGACAGGTTGCGGATATACGTATTGTAGCACCATATGATGATGAGGCAGCTTTAGAAGAGCTTGCTGAGGTAAGTGACGTTATAACGTATGAGTTTGAAAATATCGATTACGAAGGCTTAAAACGTTTAACACAAATTGCTTACGTTCCGCAGGGTCCAGAGTTAGTACGCATTACTCAAAACCGTGTGACTGAGAAGGAAGCGATTGTGAACGCAGGTTGTCCAGTAGCACCTTATATTGTTGCAAATACATATGAGGAATTAGTAGCCAATATCGATAAGATTGGTTATCCTTGTATAGTCAAAACAGCAAGAGGCGGTTACGATGGCAAAGGGCAGCAGCTTTTAAAATCTGTAGAAGACCTACCGTTAGCAAAAGACCTTTTCTCTCATTCACAATGTATTGCTGAGGGATTTGTACCTTTCGCGAAAGAGGTATCAGTTATTGTCCAAAGAAACGGTAATGGTGAATCATATTGTCAGCCAGTTGGAGAAAATATTCATGTTCATCATATTTTACACGAAACGATCGTGCCGGCCCGTATAAAAGAGGAAACAGCACTGGCTGCAGAACGAGAAGCCTTGAAGATTGCTGATTACTTACATTTAGTAGGGACACTGGCTGTAGAAATGTTTGTATTAGAAGATGGTGGAATCGTAATTAATGAATTAGCACCAAGACCTCATAATTCAGGTCACTATTCAATAGAAGCATGTAATGTTTCACAGTTCCATCAGCATATTCGCGCTATTTGTGGTTGGCCACTACGTAAACCACAACTTTGGGCACCATCTATTATGGTAAATGTTTTAGGGCAGCATGTAATGCCACTTAGTAACTCAATTGCTAAATATCCTGAATGGTCTATACATCTTTATGGGAAAGCTGAAGCTAAGGTGAACCGTAAGATGGGCCACGTAACGATTATGACAAAAGACTTAGAGAAAACACTACAACAAATCGAGAGTTCTGGCATTTGGTCAGAATAG
- the purE gene encoding 5-(carboxyamino)imidazole ribonucleotide mutase encodes MNPKIGVIMGSSSDWETMKHACDILDELQVPYEKKVVSAHRTPDLMFEYAELARERGIQVIIAGAGGAAHLPGMVAAKTTLPVIGVPVQSRALNGLDSLLSIVQMPGGVPVATVAIGKAGATNAGLLAAQILSTTDVELANKLDARREATKQQVLESTGDLV; translated from the coding sequence ATGAATCCGAAAATCGGTGTCATTATGGGTAGTTCAAGTGACTGGGAAACAATGAAACATGCATGTGATATTTTAGATGAATTACAAGTACCGTACGAGAAAAAGGTTGTATCTGCACATCGTACTCCTGATTTAATGTTTGAGTATGCAGAATTAGCACGTGAGCGAGGTATTCAAGTAATTATTGCGGGTGCAGGTGGAGCTGCGCATTTACCTGGAATGGTAGCAGCTAAAACAACGTTACCGGTAATTGGTGTTCCCGTACAATCTCGTGCTCTTAACGGTCTTGATTCGCTATTATCAATCGTTCAAATGCCTGGCGGTGTACCTGTAGCAACAGTAGCGATTGGCAAAGCAGGAGCGACTAATGCAGGCTTGCTAGCGGCGCAAATTTTATCAACAACAGACGTAGAGCTTGCTAATAAACTAGATGCTAGACGTGAAGCCACAAAGCAACAAGTATTGGAAAGCACAGGTGACTTAGTGTGA
- the purF gene encoding amidophosphoribosyltransferase, producing MLAELRGLNEECGVFGIWGNSNPAHLSYYGLHALQHRGQEGAGIVVSDGQHLRAVKGEGLVNDVFNEEKLKAVNGKAAIAHVRYTTAGGGGIENVQPLLFHSSTGSLSIAHNGNLVNATHLKQYLERQGSIFHSSSDTEVLAHLIKKSSHSPFRAKVKNALSLLKGAYSVLIMTKDEMLVARDPHGLRPLSLGKLGDGWVVASETCAFDLIGAEFVRSVEPGELLIINDEGVKSDRFADMNKRAMCAMEYVYLARPDSDIDGINVHMARKRMGKQLARECAHIEADVVTGVPDSSISAAIGFAEESGIPYELGLIKNRYVGRTFIQPTQELRERGVKMKLSPVVQVVKGKRVVMVDDSIVRGTTSRRIVKMLKDAGAAEVHVVISSPPMTDPCYYGIDTSTHEELIASSHNVEEIRDAIGADSLTFLSVEGMVETIARPYEDENRGLCLACFTGKYPTEIFPDTILPHEKELLR from the coding sequence ATGCTTGCTGAACTCAGAGGCTTAAACGAAGAATGTGGGGTGTTTGGTATTTGGGGCAACTCAAATCCAGCGCACCTTAGTTATTACGGGCTTCATGCTCTTCAACACCGTGGCCAAGAAGGCGCAGGGATCGTCGTTTCTGACGGTCAGCATCTTCGCGCGGTGAAAGGCGAAGGATTAGTGAACGATGTTTTCAACGAAGAGAAATTAAAGGCAGTTAATGGAAAAGCAGCAATTGCTCACGTTCGTTATACGACTGCAGGTGGAGGCGGTATTGAAAATGTACAGCCGTTACTATTCCACTCCTCAACTGGTAGCCTTTCAATTGCTCATAACGGTAACTTAGTCAATGCAACGCACTTAAAACAGTATTTAGAGCGTCAAGGTAGTATTTTTCATTCTAGCTCCGATACAGAAGTGCTAGCGCATCTTATTAAGAAAAGCTCGCATTCACCATTCCGTGCAAAGGTGAAAAATGCCCTTTCATTATTAAAGGGGGCGTATTCGGTCTTAATTATGACTAAAGATGAAATGCTTGTTGCACGTGATCCACATGGTTTACGTCCCTTATCTCTTGGAAAGCTAGGAGATGGCTGGGTTGTGGCCTCTGAAACTTGTGCATTCGATTTAATAGGTGCAGAATTTGTTCGCTCTGTTGAACCAGGTGAGTTATTAATTATTAATGACGAGGGTGTCAAATCTGATCGTTTTGCAGATATGAATAAACGTGCAATGTGCGCGATGGAGTACGTGTATTTAGCACGTCCTGATTCTGATATTGATGGTATTAACGTCCATATGGCACGTAAACGTATGGGAAAACAGCTTGCTCGTGAATGTGCACACATTGAAGCGGATGTTGTAACAGGTGTACCTGATTCAAGTATCTCTGCAGCAATCGGCTTTGCAGAGGAAAGCGGTATTCCATATGAGCTTGGTCTTATTAAAAATCGTTATGTAGGTCGTACGTTTATCCAACCAACACAGGAATTACGTGAACGCGGTGTGAAAATGAAGCTTTCTCCAGTTGTTCAAGTCGTCAAAGGGAAACGAGTAGTGATGGTGGACGATTCAATTGTTCGCGGTACAACTTCACGACGTATTGTAAAAATGTTAAAAGATGCTGGTGCGGCAGAAGTACATGTTGTGATTTCCTCACCACCAATGACAGATCCTTGCTATTATGGCATCGATACTTCGACGCATGAGGAACTGATTGCATCAAGCCACAATGTAGAGGAAATCCGTGACGCTATAGGAGCCGATTCATTAACATTCCTTTCAGTTGAAGGCATGGTAGAAACGATTGCAAGACCATATGAAGATGAAAACCGTGGACTATGCCTAGCTTGTTTTACAGGCAAATATCCAACGGAAATTTTCCCAGATACAATCTTACCACATGAAAAAGAACTATTACGTTAA
- the purQ gene encoding phosphoribosylformylglycinamidine synthase subunit PurQ, whose product MKFAVLVFPGSNCDIDMYHAIKDELGEEVEYVWHTETDLSGFDGILVPGGFSYGDYLRCGAMANQSNIMAEVKKAADAGKPVLGVCNGFQILTEAGLLPGALLRNKNLKFMCRTIQLKVENNNTLFTNQYEQGQVINIPIAHGEGNYYCDEETLQKLKDNNQIVFTYSGENPNGSLEDIAGIVNERGNVLGMMPHPERAVDALVGGADGLAVFKSIVKQWRENHVNN is encoded by the coding sequence ATGAAATTCGCAGTACTCGTATTCCCTGGGTCAAACTGTGATATCGATATGTATCATGCGATTAAAGACGAGCTAGGTGAAGAAGTAGAATATGTATGGCATACAGAAACAGATTTAAGTGGCTTTGATGGCATTTTAGTTCCAGGAGGCTTCTCGTACGGGGATTATCTTCGCTGTGGTGCGATGGCAAACCAATCTAATATTATGGCAGAGGTCAAGAAAGCAGCGGATGCTGGTAAGCCAGTATTAGGGGTATGTAATGGATTCCAAATTTTAACGGAAGCGGGTTTATTACCTGGTGCATTACTTCGCAACAAAAATTTAAAATTCATGTGCCGTACAATCCAGCTTAAGGTTGAAAACAACAATACCTTATTCACTAACCAATATGAGCAAGGTCAAGTTATCAATATTCCAATCGCACATGGTGAAGGTAACTACTACTGTGACGAGGAAACTTTACAAAAGTTAAAAGACAACAATCAAATCGTGTTCACGTACTCAGGTGAAAATCCAAACGGTTCTTTAGAAGATATCGCGGGGATTGTAAACGAGCGCGGCAATGTATTAGGGATGATGCCTCACCCAGAGCGAGCTGTTGATGCACTAGTGGGCGGAGCAGACGGTCTAGCGGTATTTAAATCAATTGTGAAGCAGTGGAGGGAAAATCATGTCAACAACTAA
- the purL gene encoding phosphoribosylformylglycinamidine synthase subunit PurL has product MSTTKFEPTAQQIKDEKLYAGMGMSDEEFAMVEGILGRLPNWTETGLFSVMWSEHCSYKNSKPVLRKFPTKGPQVLQGPGEGAGIVDIGDEQAVVFKMESHNHPSAIEPYQGAATGVGGIIRDVFSMGARPIAMLNSLRFGELKSARGKYLFEEVVAGIAGYGNCIGIPTVGGEIQFDPCYEGNPLVNAMCVGLIDHKDIQRGIAAGVGNTVMYVGAKTGRDGIHGATFASEELTEESENQRPAVQVGDPFMEKLLLEACLEVVKSDALVGIQDMGAAGLTSSSAEMASKAGSGVEMNLDLVPQRETGMTAYEMMLSESQERMLLVVKKGREDEIKAIFDKYDLDAVAIGRVTDDKMLRLLHNGEVVAEVPADALAEDAPVYHKPSAEPAYYGEFQAIENAEPAVTDYKETLNALLKAPTIASKEWVYDQYDYQVRTSTVVAPGSDAAVIRVRGTNKGLAMTTDCNSRYIFLDPEVGGAIAVAEAARNIVATGGTPLAITDCLNFGNPEKPEIFWQIEKSADGISAACTALNAPVIGGNVSLYNERSGEAVYPTPTIGMVGLIEDLAHVTTQEVKAAGDVVFVIGDTKTEFGGSELQKLVNNGVISGKAPAIDLEVEAARQQALLKAIKTGIVQSAHDVAEGGLAVALAETTFGANGLGVEITLAGSATTALFSETQSRFVVSVKEENAAAFVEIVKDAQKIGVVTNDALVKINGDNGVLVEGTVEEFRSNWKGAIPCLLNSEA; this is encoded by the coding sequence ATGTCAACAACTAAGTTTGAGCCAACAGCACAGCAAATTAAAGATGAAAAGCTATACGCTGGTATGGGGATGTCAGACGAAGAATTTGCAATGGTAGAAGGTATTCTAGGACGTCTGCCAAATTGGACAGAGACAGGTCTTTTCTCAGTAATGTGGTCTGAGCACTGCTCATACAAAAATTCAAAACCAGTGTTACGTAAATTCCCTACAAAGGGTCCTCAAGTTTTACAAGGTCCAGGTGAAGGTGCTGGTATCGTAGATATTGGTGACGAACAAGCGGTTGTATTTAAAATGGAATCACATAACCACCCATCAGCAATTGAGCCTTATCAAGGTGCTGCAACGGGTGTTGGTGGTATAATCCGTGACGTTTTCTCAATGGGTGCACGTCCAATTGCGATGCTGAACTCACTACGCTTTGGCGAATTAAAATCGGCGCGTGGTAAATATTTATTCGAAGAAGTAGTTGCTGGTATCGCAGGTTACGGTAACTGTATCGGTATTCCTACTGTAGGTGGCGAGATTCAATTTGATCCTTGCTATGAAGGCAATCCACTTGTTAATGCAATGTGTGTAGGTTTAATTGACCATAAAGATATTCAACGTGGAATCGCGGCTGGCGTAGGAAATACAGTCATGTATGTCGGCGCAAAAACAGGTCGTGATGGTATCCACGGAGCAACATTCGCATCTGAGGAGTTAACAGAAGAATCAGAGAACCAACGTCCTGCAGTACAAGTAGGGGATCCGTTTATGGAGAAACTTTTACTTGAAGCGTGTTTAGAAGTAGTAAAATCAGATGCTCTAGTGGGTATTCAAGATATGGGTGCTGCTGGTCTAACTTCTTCATCTGCAGAAATGGCTTCTAAGGCTGGCTCTGGTGTAGAAATGAACTTAGATTTAGTACCACAACGTGAGACAGGCATGACTGCATATGAAATGATGCTATCTGAATCTCAGGAGCGTATGCTACTTGTTGTGAAAAAAGGTCGCGAAGATGAAATTAAAGCGATTTTTGATAAATATGATTTAGATGCTGTGGCAATTGGTCGAGTGACAGATGATAAAATGCTTCGCTTATTACACAATGGTGAAGTTGTAGCGGAAGTACCTGCTGATGCACTTGCAGAAGATGCACCAGTTTATCATAAGCCATCTGCAGAGCCTGCTTACTATGGTGAGTTCCAGGCGATAGAAAACGCTGAACCAGCTGTAACAGATTACAAAGAAACATTAAACGCACTTTTAAAAGCACCAACAATCGCTTCTAAAGAGTGGGTTTACGATCAATATGATTATCAAGTACGTACATCAACAGTCGTTGCACCAGGCTCTGATGCAGCAGTTATCCGCGTTCGTGGTACAAACAAAGGTTTAGCGATGACTACAGACTGTAATTCTCGTTATATTTTCCTAGATCCAGAGGTAGGCGGTGCCATTGCGGTAGCAGAGGCTGCTCGTAATATTGTAGCAACTGGTGGTACACCATTAGCGATTACTGACTGCTTAAACTTCGGTAATCCTGAGAAACCAGAAATCTTCTGGCAAATTGAAAAATCAGCTGATGGTATTTCAGCAGCTTGTACGGCACTGAATGCACCTGTAATCGGTGGTAACGTATCTCTTTATAACGAACGTTCTGGTGAAGCTGTTTACCCAACACCAACAATCGGTATGGTTGGACTAATTGAAGATTTAGCACATGTGACAACTCAAGAAGTAAAAGCTGCTGGCGATGTAGTATTTGTGATCGGCGATACAAAAACTGAATTTGGCGGTTCTGAGCTTCAAAAACTAGTGAATAATGGGGTTATTTCAGGGAAAGCACCAGCTATTGACTTAGAAGTTGAAGCTGCACGTCAACAAGCATTGCTTAAAGCGATTAAAACAGGAATCGTACAATCTGCACATGATGTAGCAGAAGGTGGTCTTGCAGTAGCGCTTGCTGAAACAACATTTGGCGCCAATGGCTTAGGTGTTGAGATTACATTAGCGGGCTCTGCGACAACGGCATTATTCAGTGAAACACAATCTCGTTTCGTTGTATCAGTGAAAGAAGAAAATGCTGCTGCGTTTGTAGAAATTGTAAAAGATGCACAGAAAATCGGTGTCGTAACAAACGATGCGCTTGTTAAAATCAACGGTGACAACGGTGTGCTTGTAGAAGGTACAGTGGAGGAATTCCGTTCTAATTGGAAAGGAGCAATCCCATGCTTGCTGAACTCAGAGGCTTAA
- the purB gene encoding adenylosuccinate lyase, translated as MIERYTRPEMGAIWTEQNKYQAWLEVEILACEAWAELGDIPKEDVAKIRENASFDVNRILEIEQETRHDVVAFTRAVSETLGEERKWVHYGLTSTDVVDTALSYLIKQANDILRKDIVNFIDIIAAKAKEHKHTVMMGRTHGVHAEPTTFGLKLGLWYEEMKRNLERFEAAAKVIETGKMSGAVGTYANIDPRVEQYVCDQLGLAASPISTQTLQRDRHAQYLGALALIATSIEKFATEIRGLQKSETREVEEAFAKGQKGSSAMPHKRNPIGSENMVGMSRLMRGYMVTAYENVALWHERDISHSSAERVILPDATITLNYMLNRFGNLVKNLTVFPENMKRNMGRTFGLIYSQRILLALIDKGLVREEAYDTVQPLAMQAWDEQVQFRTLVDASEKITSYLTKEELDECFDYNYHLQHVDMIFERLGLN; from the coding sequence ATGATTGAACGTTACACAAGACCCGAAATGGGCGCAATTTGGACAGAACAAAATAAATATCAAGCTTGGCTAGAAGTTGAAATTTTAGCATGTGAAGCTTGGGCAGAATTAGGAGACATTCCAAAAGAAGATGTAGCTAAAATACGTGAAAATGCTTCATTTGATGTAAATCGTATTTTAGAGATTGAGCAAGAAACTCGTCATGATGTTGTAGCATTCACTCGTGCCGTATCTGAAACACTTGGTGAAGAGCGAAAATGGGTGCACTACGGTTTAACTTCAACGGACGTAGTTGATACAGCCCTTTCTTACTTAATTAAACAAGCGAATGATATTTTACGTAAAGACATCGTGAATTTCATTGATATTATAGCAGCGAAAGCGAAAGAGCATAAGCATACAGTCATGATGGGACGTACACATGGTGTTCATGCTGAGCCAACGACTTTCGGTTTAAAACTAGGTTTATGGTATGAAGAAATGAAGCGTAACCTTGAGCGCTTTGAAGCGGCAGCAAAAGTAATTGAAACAGGAAAAATGTCTGGAGCAGTTGGAACATATGCCAATATCGATCCTCGAGTTGAGCAATATGTATGCGATCAATTAGGACTTGCAGCATCACCTATTTCAACACAAACATTACAACGTGATCGCCATGCGCAGTATTTAGGTGCTTTGGCATTAATCGCAACATCAATAGAGAAATTTGCAACAGAGATTCGCGGCTTGCAGAAATCTGAAACGCGAGAAGTTGAAGAAGCCTTTGCAAAAGGACAAAAAGGTTCGTCAGCGATGCCGCATAAACGTAATCCAATCGGGTCTGAAAATATGGTTGGTATGTCACGTTTAATGCGTGGTTATATGGTGACAGCTTATGAAAACGTAGCTTTATGGCATGAGCGTGATATTTCACATTCATCTGCAGAGCGCGTAATTTTACCGGATGCAACGATTACACTTAACTATATGTTAAATCGCTTCGGTAACCTTGTGAAAAACTTAACAGTATTCCCTGAAAACATGAAACGTAATATGGGTCGCACTTTTGGTCTAATTTATTCTCAACGCATCTTATTAGCACTTATCGATAAAGGATTAGTGCGTGAGGAGGCGTATGATACAGTACAACCTCTAGCGATGCAGGCGTGGGATGAGCAAGTTCAGTTCCGTACGTTAGTCGATGCGAGTGAAAAAATCACATCGTATTTAACGAAGGAAGAGCTAGATGAGTGCTTTGACTACAACTACCATTTACAGCATGTAGACATGATTTTTGAGCGTCTTGGACTTAACTAA
- the purS gene encoding phosphoribosylformylglycinamidine synthase subunit PurS, translating into MKKVKIYVTLRESILDPQGSAVQGSLVKMGYAEVEDLRIGKYLELTIKDTERDIDTLVKEMCEKVLTNVVIEDYRYEVEEAN; encoded by the coding sequence ATGAAAAAAGTTAAAATTTACGTAACATTACGCGAGAGCATTCTTGATCCACAAGGTTCAGCCGTACAAGGTTCTTTAGTAAAGATGGGTTACGCTGAAGTAGAAGATTTACGTATCGGTAAATATCTTGAACTAACAATTAAAGATACAGAACGTGACATTGATACTCTAGTAAAAGAAATGTGTGAAAAGGTTTTAACTAACGTTGTAATCGAAGACTACCGTTACGAAGTCGAGGAGGCTAACTAA
- a CDS encoding NETI motif-containing protein codes for MGKKQIWYEVEENESIEDCLARMRRDGYMAAGRKEEPIFHLVDGEPTYLRQKIQFKAMDYQDFE; via the coding sequence TTGGGGAAAAAACAAATTTGGTATGAGGTAGAAGAAAACGAGTCAATTGAAGATTGTTTGGCAAGAATGCGTCGAGATGGTTATATGGCAGCGGGAAGAAAAGAAGAGCCTATTTTTCACTTAGTAGATGGAGAACCAACGTATTTACGCCAAAAAATACAATTCAAAGCGATGGACTATCAAGATTTTGAGTAG
- the purN gene encoding phosphoribosylglycinamide formyltransferase yields MTAPTKIAVFASGSGSNFQAIQEAIERGELNAKVELVVTDKPGAFVVTRAENFNIPVLALSPKEFASKADYETAIIEALHECNVEWIVLAGYMRLISEVLLTAYPQRIVNIHPSLLPAFPGKDAIGQAMEHGVKVTGVTVHFVDEGMDTGPIIAQAAVSVVDGDREATEAAVHREEHVLYTKALEQLLK; encoded by the coding sequence ATGACTGCACCAACTAAAATTGCCGTTTTTGCTTCAGGCAGCGGTAGTAATTTTCAGGCCATTCAAGAGGCTATTGAACGTGGCGAACTTAATGCAAAGGTTGAACTTGTTGTGACAGATAAGCCTGGCGCATTTGTAGTTACACGTGCTGAAAACTTTAATATTCCAGTGCTAGCTTTAAGTCCAAAAGAGTTTGCTTCAAAAGCAGATTATGAGACTGCTATTATCGAGGCTCTTCATGAATGTAATGTGGAATGGATTGTGCTTGCAGGTTATATGCGATTAATTAGTGAAGTATTACTAACGGCATATCCACAGCGCATTGTGAATATTCATCCTTCATTATTACCAGCTTTCCCTGGTAAGGACGCCATTGGTCAAGCGATGGAACATGGCGTCAAGGTAACAGGTGTAACTGTGCATTTTGTAGATGAAGGTATGGACACAGGCCCTATTATTGCTCAAGCAGCAGTGTCTGTTGTTGATGGTGATCGTGAGGCGACAGAAGCGGCAGTTCATAGGGAAGAGCATGTACTCTATACAAAAGCTTTAGAGCAACTATTAAAGTAA